From Candidatus Babeliales bacterium, a single genomic window includes:
- the tyrS gene encoding tyrosine--tRNA ligase produces MAVVKDIVEQIKVGTVSLIPEHELIKKLEKGKPLKIKLGMDPTAPNLHLGHAVVLSKLKQFQDLGHEIIFIIGDFTARIGDPTGKSKTRPPLTEADIAFNTKTYFEQVGKILDINKMTICYNSQWLDALAVKDMVKLCGQVTLARLIEREDFSNRMKNNQPIGFHELLYPLFQGYDSVVLKADVELGGTDQTFNLLMGRYLQEQWEMEPQVIITTPLLEGLDGHQKMSKSLGNAIGLAEAPDQAFGKLMSISDTLMWRYFELLLLKSPAEISQMQQDVAANQAHPMTLKKQMAQDIVTRFWSKNDAQQARDTFEALFQKHDYSKAQEVALPADCANPLWIVDLLKALGAITSSSEARRLIESHAVHIDDVVINDFKQQITWQPGMIIKVGKHRIYQIK; encoded by the coding sequence ATGGCAGTTGTTAAAGATATTGTTGAGCAGATTAAGGTTGGTACGGTAAGTTTGATTCCGGAACACGAGCTCATAAAAAAATTAGAAAAAGGCAAACCGCTTAAAATTAAATTAGGTATGGATCCTACAGCGCCGAATTTACATTTAGGGCACGCGGTTGTGCTTTCTAAGCTAAAACAGTTTCAAGACTTAGGTCACGAAATTATTTTTATTATTGGTGATTTTACTGCTCGCATTGGAGATCCAACCGGTAAGTCTAAAACTCGTCCACCACTTACCGAGGCAGATATCGCATTTAATACCAAAACCTACTTTGAGCAGGTTGGTAAAATTTTAGACATTAACAAGATGACCATCTGCTATAACTCGCAATGGCTTGATGCATTAGCCGTCAAAGACATGGTGAAGTTGTGTGGGCAGGTGACCCTTGCACGGCTTATTGAACGAGAAGATTTTTCGAATCGTATGAAAAACAATCAACCGATTGGATTTCATGAGTTGCTGTATCCGTTATTTCAAGGGTATGATTCCGTGGTACTCAAGGCAGATGTAGAGCTTGGCGGTACCGATCAAACATTTAACTTGTTAATGGGCCGTTACTTGCAAGAGCAATGGGAAATGGAACCACAAGTTATCATCACAACCCCGTTGCTTGAAGGTCTTGATGGGCATCAAAAGATGTCAAAATCGTTAGGCAATGCAATTGGTCTTGCCGAAGCGCCAGACCAGGCATTTGGAAAATTGATGTCTATTTCCGATACGTTGATGTGGCGTTATTTTGAATTATTATTGTTAAAATCTCCAGCAGAAATTAGTCAGATGCAACAGGATGTTGCCGCTAATCAAGCTCATCCGATGACGCTTAAAAAACAGATGGCGCAAGATATTGTTACTCGTTTTTGGTCAAAAAATGATGCGCAGCAAGCGCGTGATACATTTGAAGCATTATTCCAAAAACATGATTACTCAAAAGCGCAAGAAGTGGCGTTACCAGCTGATTGTGCAAACCCGCTATGGATTGTTGATTTGCTGAAAGCTTTAGGAGCAATTACCAGTTCATCAGAAGCACGTCGATTAATAGAATCACATGCAGTGCACATTGATGATGTTGTAATTAATGACTTTAAGCAGCAGATTACGTGGCAGCCTGGTATGATTATTAAAGTTGGTAAACATCGGATTTACCAAATAAAGTAA